The following proteins are encoded in a genomic region of Phycisphaerae bacterium:
- a CDS encoding sulfite exporter TauE/SafE family protein: MNSDELLTLLPIGLLAGFCGGLLGIGGSVVIIPALIIFFGGRQQHLYQAAAMIVNFFVVVPSVIRHFQARATLRPITRWMIPGALIGVVAGVYLSELPVFRGAGQGYLQIAFAIFLAYVLIYNLRRLTSAIRMPRISESQAAERSGFVAFAGVGVPTGVTGGLLGIGGGLFAVPAQQLLLRIPLRNAIANSASAILWTSVVGAAFKSAKLSGHGHDWTDAIWMAIVMAPPAMIGSWYSAAKVHVWPVRVTRLAFSLLLIYAIIRLATTGWAQIYGGS, from the coding sequence ATGAATAGCGACGAACTGTTGACGCTCCTGCCGATCGGTCTACTCGCCGGATTCTGCGGAGGTCTGCTCGGCATCGGTGGCTCGGTCGTCATTATCCCGGCCCTCATCATTTTCTTCGGTGGCCGGCAGCAGCATCTCTATCAGGCGGCCGCGATGATCGTGAACTTCTTTGTCGTCGTTCCGTCGGTCATTCGGCACTTTCAGGCCCGGGCCACGCTTCGCCCGATTACCCGATGGATGATTCCGGGCGCGTTGATCGGAGTCGTCGCGGGAGTCTATCTAAGCGAACTGCCGGTGTTTCGAGGGGCAGGACAGGGCTATCTGCAGATCGCATTCGCCATATTTCTCGCCTATGTGCTGATCTACAATCTTCGAAGGCTCACATCGGCAATCCGCATGCCGCGGATTTCAGAGTCTCAGGCTGCGGAACGGTCCGGCTTCGTCGCATTCGCCGGAGTCGGCGTGCCCACCGGGGTGACGGGCGGATTGCTCGGCATCGGAGGCGGACTTTTCGCCGTGCCGGCGCAACAATTGCTCCTTCGGATTCCCCTTCGCAATGCAATTGCGAATTCCGCTTCGGCGATACTGTGGACCAGTGTCGTCGGCGCGGCATTCAAGTCGGCGAAATTGTCAGGCCACGGACATGACTGGACCGACGCGATCTGGATGGCGATCGTGATGGCGCCGCCTGCCATGATCGGATCATGGTATTCAGCCGCGAAGGTTCACGTGTGGCCGGTCCGAGTTACTCGCCTGGCGTTCAGTCTGCTGCTCATCTATGCGATTATCCGGCTCGCAACGACAGGTTGGGCGCAGATTTACGGAGGGTCTTGA
- a CDS encoding HlyC/CorC family transporter — MTLEVLVHNIPELVTLVILTGVSGMVSASETALFALNRQQINRYRSMKSATAATIVRLRENPSELLASVLLSNTTINILLYSILGVTVGALANGSAVWTGALGVAGFIMVLLFAEILPKLIALTLSERLAPMVARPMRAIEILTHPVRRVMDATLIEPLTRVLTPAPPASIDEDDLQRLVSISRNEGLLDDAENVLLHQLLDLKHLRVSALMTPRVDVAAFDLNDSREHLIRLFKSHRLMRLPVFEDDIDHITGYVSSRDVLLSPTTPIRQLVRPVHFFPEQAGSEMLLKHFRETQTQFAVVVDEYGGLAGVVALEDVVEAIVGDLRAPEEKSDLPMIEKSDDLHYLVDAGLDVGDFCQAFELPEEETRIHTVGGLISERLDRLPEPRDEVVIGHAKLTVLGMRRRRVVRVLVTLDRPIRDNPDLMILLKQSEGSTEQMRSSADGGGVS, encoded by the coding sequence ATGACGCTTGAGGTGCTTGTCCACAACATCCCCGAATTGGTCACGCTGGTCATTCTCACAGGCGTGAGCGGGATGGTTTCCGCCAGCGAGACCGCCCTATTCGCGCTTAACAGGCAGCAGATTAACCGGTATCGCAGCATGAAATCCGCGACGGCGGCGACCATCGTTCGACTGCGCGAGAATCCGTCGGAGTTGTTGGCGTCGGTCCTTCTATCAAACACGACCATCAACATCCTGTTGTATTCGATACTTGGCGTGACCGTCGGGGCCTTGGCGAATGGCTCGGCGGTCTGGACGGGTGCGCTCGGCGTGGCGGGCTTCATCATGGTTCTGCTGTTCGCGGAGATTCTGCCCAAGCTGATCGCTCTGACGCTCAGTGAACGGCTTGCGCCGATGGTGGCGCGGCCGATGCGTGCAATTGAAATTCTGACGCATCCAGTTCGTCGCGTGATGGACGCCACGCTGATTGAACCACTGACTCGCGTTCTCACACCGGCTCCGCCGGCGTCGATCGACGAGGACGACCTGCAACGCCTCGTGAGCATCAGCCGCAACGAAGGACTTCTCGACGACGCTGAAAATGTGCTGCTTCATCAGCTTCTGGACCTGAAGCATCTTCGGGTGAGCGCGCTGATGACGCCGCGCGTGGATGTGGCCGCATTCGACCTCAATGACTCGCGAGAACATCTCATTCGGCTGTTCAAGTCCCATCGCCTGATGAGACTGCCGGTGTTTGAGGATGACATCGACCACATTACGGGCTACGTCTCGTCGCGCGATGTGCTCCTGAGTCCGACCACACCCATCAGGCAGCTTGTGCGGCCGGTCCATTTCTTCCCTGAGCAGGCCGGCAGCGAGATGCTCTTGAAGCACTTTCGCGAAACTCAGACCCAGTTCGCCGTGGTGGTGGACGAGTACGGTGGACTGGCGGGCGTGGTGGCGCTGGAGGATGTGGTTGAGGCAATCGTGGGCGACCTTCGTGCCCCGGAGGAGAAATCCGACCTTCCGATGATCGAAAAGTCGGACGATCTGCACTACCTCGTGGATGCCGGGCTGGATGTCGGCGATTTCTGCCAGGCCTTCGAACTGCCGGAGGAGGAGACCCGCATCCACACCGTCGGCGGGCTGATCAGCGAGCGACTCGATCGACTGCCCGAACCGAGAGACGAAGTCGTCATCGGGCACGCCAAGCTCACGGTGCTTGGCATGCGGCGGCGCCGGGTGGTGCGCGTGCTTGTGACACTTGACCGGCCGATTCGAGACAATCCGGATCTGATGATTCTGCTGAAACAATCGGAGGGATCGACCGAGCAAATGAGGTCCAGCGCGGACGGCGGAGGGGTGTCATGA
- a CDS encoding DUF21 domain-containing protein, whose translation MTPTAIMADMALPEMMCWIGLCAVCVFFSGLFSGAETGMYCINTTRVRLAAHQKSAAAIRMQLLLRDRGGLLFTTLFGTNLANYLAPACLTIIFLSTIADHTREETESLAELYTTLILTPIVFVLGEVVPKNVFNRNAEALMLRFSGIIFLAHRICEKLGIIWLQRKFSEIAFRGMNPNARDTAGVKSRLDVFQMLREGAAEGTMSLTQMSILERIDRLRSLQVSAVMVPHYQVVMLAADDTRKSAEPLLRLSRVSRLPVYGDDKRNVVGVVHVLDLLTAGGDRTARNLMRPPIEISPQTRVVDALSRLQREFRRMAIVVDSKRRCLGIVTVKDLVEEIVGELKAW comes from the coding sequence ATGACGCCGACAGCGATCATGGCCGATATGGCCCTGCCGGAAATGATGTGCTGGATTGGATTGTGCGCGGTGTGTGTCTTTTTCTCCGGCCTGTTCAGCGGGGCTGAGACGGGCATGTACTGTATCAATACCACGCGCGTGCGACTCGCGGCGCATCAGAAGAGTGCGGCGGCGATTCGGATGCAGCTTTTGTTGCGCGATCGCGGCGGGCTGCTCTTCACGACCCTTTTCGGGACCAACCTGGCGAATTACCTTGCGCCGGCCTGCCTGACGATCATTTTTCTCAGCACGATCGCAGATCACACGCGAGAGGAGACCGAGAGTCTGGCCGAGCTCTACACCACGCTGATCCTCACACCGATTGTGTTCGTTCTGGGCGAAGTCGTGCCGAAGAACGTATTCAATCGCAATGCCGAAGCGCTCATGCTGCGATTCTCCGGGATCATCTTTCTGGCGCATCGCATCTGCGAGAAGCTGGGCATCATCTGGCTTCAGCGAAAATTCTCAGAGATCGCCTTTCGAGGAATGAACCCAAACGCGCGCGATACGGCAGGCGTGAAATCGCGGCTTGATGTCTTTCAGATGCTCCGCGAGGGCGCGGCGGAAGGGACAATGAGCCTCACCCAAATGTCGATTCTCGAACGCATCGATCGACTGCGGTCGTTGCAGGTATCGGCGGTGATGGTTCCGCATTATCAGGTTGTGATGCTCGCGGCGGACGACACACGCAAGTCGGCCGAGCCGCTGCTTCGGTTGTCGCGCGTCTCGCGGCTGCCGGTCTACGGTGACGACAAACGGAACGTCGTCGGCGTCGTGCATGTGCTCGATCTTCTCACGGCCGGCGGCGATCGGACGGCCCGAAACCTGATGCGTCCACCGATCGAAATCTCTCCGCAGACGCGTGTGGTCGATGCCCTTTCGCGTCTTCAGCGTGAATTTCGCAGAATGGCGATTGTGGTGGACAGCAAACGGCGCTGTCTTGGAATCGTCACGGTCAAAGACCTTGTGGAGGAAATTGTCGGCGAGTTGAAAGCGTGGTGA
- a CDS encoding bifunctional phosphoribosylaminoimidazolecarboxamide formyltransferase/inosine monophosphate cyclohydrolase, producing MPQSNIRRALIAVYDKAGIVEFARALVDEFGIEILSTGGTARHLSDAGIPVTMVERITGFPEMLDGRVKTLHPKIHAAILADRDNPDHMRQLAEHRIEPIDMVVVNLYPFSATVADPNCAIEQAIEMIDIGGPCLIRAAAKNHRHVLVICNSTAQQLILNEMRSGGRNLEAVRTALATRAFQLTSDYDAAVEAYLAKSVSDKLDNLLSSALEAAGEHPCEAHPKTDPPHSLELGDVSPLRYGENPHQRGFRAALNEREPGVRLLDEHGDAGQDLSFNNLLDADAALAICSELARARIHVGHVDTFVDETASRPHTACVFIKHTNACGVGFAHDPIDAFQKAYLGDPNAAMGGILACNFGIDAAFAVAVMETYDRFGRPLKAAGHPAAPGGFFVEVWVAPHFTPDAVKLIRGTAEPAADLPHPPRKKWGESVRLLAVGDMNMTPSAATFDYKRIAGGMLVQDRDVVCLNEDQWRVVTARPPSEAEWSDLRLAWLIAKHTRSNAISLCKGGMLIGNGAGQMSRVMSCRIATWLARENGHSLKLAGAAAASDAFFPFRDGPDILIDAGVTAMIQPGGSKRDDEVIAACNERGVAMIFTGTRHFKH from the coding sequence ATGCCCCAATCCAATATCCGACGTGCGCTGATTGCTGTCTACGACAAGGCCGGAATCGTCGAGTTCGCCCGCGCGCTTGTGGACGAATTCGGTATTGAAATTCTCTCCACCGGCGGCACTGCAAGGCATCTGAGCGACGCCGGAATTCCCGTCACGATGGTTGAGCGGATCACCGGCTTCCCCGAAATGCTCGATGGCCGCGTCAAGACCTTGCACCCGAAGATTCACGCGGCCATTCTGGCCGACCGCGACAACCCCGATCACATGCGACAACTGGCCGAGCATCGCATCGAACCGATCGACATGGTCGTGGTCAACCTTTATCCGTTCAGCGCCACCGTGGCGGATCCGAACTGCGCCATAGAGCAGGCGATTGAGATGATCGACATTGGTGGCCCCTGCCTGATCCGGGCGGCTGCAAAGAATCACCGGCACGTGTTGGTGATCTGCAATTCAACCGCGCAGCAATTGATTCTGAATGAGATGCGGTCGGGAGGGCGGAACTTGGAAGCGGTGCGGACCGCGTTGGCCACGCGAGCGTTCCAACTGACCTCCGACTATGACGCGGCTGTCGAGGCGTATCTCGCGAAGTCGGTCTCCGACAAATTGGATAATCTGTTATCCTCGGCACTCGAAGCGGCCGGCGAACATCCCTGCGAGGCGCATCCGAAAACGGATCCGCCACACTCGCTCGAATTGGGGGACGTATCTCCGCTGCGCTACGGGGAGAACCCGCATCAGCGCGGATTTCGTGCCGCTCTGAATGAGAGGGAACCCGGAGTCCGGCTCTTGGATGAGCATGGCGACGCAGGGCAGGATTTGTCGTTTAACAACCTGCTAGATGCGGACGCAGCCTTGGCAATTTGTTCCGAACTTGCAAGAGCACGGATTCATGTCGGCCATGTAGACACCTTTGTCGATGAAACCGCATCGCGGCCACATACAGCGTGTGTTTTCATTAAACACACCAATGCGTGCGGCGTCGGATTTGCCCACGATCCGATCGATGCCTTTCAAAAAGCCTACCTTGGTGATCCGAACGCCGCGATGGGCGGTATCCTCGCTTGTAACTTTGGCATCGATGCCGCGTTTGCCGTTGCGGTGATGGAAACATACGATCGCTTCGGTCGGCCGTTGAAAGCCGCGGGTCATCCGGCCGCTCCCGGCGGTTTCTTCGTCGAGGTGTGGGTTGCTCCGCATTTTACCCCCGACGCAGTCAAGTTGATACGGGGAACGGCTGAGCCGGCCGCCGACTTGCCGCATCCACCGAGAAAGAAGTGGGGTGAGAGTGTCCGGCTGCTCGCCGTGGGCGACATGAACATGACGCCTTCAGCGGCTACCTTCGATTACAAGCGCATTGCCGGCGGCATGCTCGTTCAGGATCGCGACGTCGTCTGTCTCAACGAGGATCAGTGGCGCGTGGTGACCGCGCGCCCGCCGAGTGAGGCGGAATGGTCGGACTTGCGGCTCGCATGGCTGATTGCGAAACATACGCGGAGCAACGCCATCAGTCTCTGCAAAGGCGGCATGCTCATCGGAAATGGTGCGGGCCAGATGAGCCGCGTGATGAGTTGTCGAATTGCGACCTGGCTCGCTCGTGAAAATGGTCATTCCCTGAAGCTGGCCGGCGCGGCCGCCGCAAGCGATGCGTTCTTCCCTTTTCGCGATGGTCCGGACATCCTCATCGATGCCGGCGTGACGGCGATGATACAGCCCGGCGGAAGCAAGCGGGACGACGAAGTCATCGCTGCATGCAATGAACGAGGCGTGGCGATGATTTTCACCGGAACGCGGCACTTTAAGCACTAA
- a CDS encoding PQQ-binding-like beta-propeller repeat protein encodes MNFCVRAALPSWVASMAIASSISSGAIASDLISVESIDQLAARKLWRVSIPLMANDRIVRAELLDDNLYLITAQNLVYAVHAKTGVIRWTAQAAEPGQSLRGPTHTPQYALFTTPASVKAIDRVTGQLASEPRKLRGAIIEISHDVATISIGRANGIRQDDVLSIVRVGDEPDDSSKTLARLRVTVVGERHSKGEVIRTSRTTVIEPGMRVGANVNLPLKSINLPFSATTAAVGDAFHIFVGSANERVYSLDIFETFRNWEASVSGTVTGTPVLVGDELYYGSQGGRVTALILGSARRDEARRKWEFVTEGPIFNSLAVDAEKVYVASSDRQLYALYRKNGRQVWTERFENPPDSPPVLADGRVYLSIVDHGLNCLDSRTGKRQWHLPEQARYLARFENDAYVHSPTTSSIIRIDEVTGKIKSRQSTSADIAVSSHADQLIVIGNSCGDLVCLRPKSAPPLKPAELAIVLQNDARAKELARMSAEQRALAEAKSSDESIRRPDIKFIEDDDFLGSRSTAKPAGGRDLVDVGEKPSNGRTKAPEAPAKETEAEEETEDESDSDDGDEADSDDDSDDEDDSNSDDDSDDDSDDDSDDDSDDDSDDDSDDEDD; translated from the coding sequence ATGAATTTCTGCGTTCGTGCCGCCCTTCCTTCGTGGGTCGCTTCGATGGCGATTGCGTCCTCGATTTCTTCGGGCGCGATTGCATCGGATTTGATCTCGGTCGAGTCGATTGACCAGCTTGCCGCGCGAAAGTTGTGGCGGGTCAGCATTCCACTCATGGCGAACGATCGCATTGTCCGCGCCGAGTTGCTCGACGATAATCTCTATCTGATTACCGCTCAGAATCTGGTCTACGCGGTTCACGCCAAGACCGGTGTGATTCGATGGACAGCCCAGGCCGCCGAACCGGGCCAGTCGCTTCGCGGCCCGACGCACACTCCCCAGTATGCGCTCTTCACGACCCCCGCCTCAGTCAAAGCGATCGATCGCGTGACCGGTCAATTGGCCAGCGAGCCTCGAAAGCTCCGCGGCGCAATCATCGAAATCTCTCACGACGTCGCCACGATCTCGATCGGCCGGGCCAACGGCATCCGACAGGATGATGTGCTGAGCATCGTTCGAGTCGGCGACGAGCCGGACGATTCATCCAAAACCCTCGCGAGGCTTCGTGTGACCGTCGTCGGCGAACGCCATTCGAAAGGGGAGGTGATTCGTACCTCGCGGACGACCGTCATCGAACCTGGAATGCGAGTGGGAGCCAACGTCAACCTTCCGCTCAAGTCGATCAATCTGCCGTTCTCGGCGACAACCGCTGCCGTGGGTGACGCGTTTCATATTTTCGTCGGCTCGGCGAACGAACGCGTCTATTCGCTCGATATCTTCGAGACCTTCCGCAATTGGGAGGCATCGGTTTCGGGTACGGTGACCGGCACGCCGGTGCTTGTCGGAGATGAACTGTATTACGGATCGCAGGGCGGCCGCGTGACGGCATTGATCCTGGGCAGTGCTCGGCGCGACGAAGCCCGCCGCAAGTGGGAGTTTGTCACTGAAGGACCGATCTTCAATTCGCTGGCCGTCGATGCGGAGAAGGTGTACGTCGCATCAAGTGATCGGCAGCTATACGCTCTCTATCGCAAGAACGGCCGCCAGGTCTGGACCGAGCGCTTCGAGAATCCGCCGGATTCACCCCCTGTGCTGGCCGATGGACGGGTTTACCTGTCGATCGTCGATCACGGACTGAATTGTCTCGATTCCCGAACCGGAAAACGGCAGTGGCATCTGCCGGAACAGGCACGTTATCTCGCCCGGTTCGAAAACGACGCATACGTGCATTCGCCGACGACCTCCTCCATTATTCGAATTGACGAGGTGACCGGGAAGATCAAGAGCCGGCAATCCACATCGGCGGATATCGCGGTCTCCAGCCATGCTGATCAGTTGATCGTTATTGGAAATTCGTGCGGCGATCTCGTTTGCCTGCGACCGAAGTCGGCGCCCCCCCTGAAGCCGGCGGAGCTCGCAATCGTCTTGCAGAACGATGCCAGAGCGAAGGAACTTGCGCGGATGTCTGCGGAGCAGCGCGCCCTTGCGGAGGCAAAGTCGTCGGATGAGTCGATACGGCGCCCGGACATCAAATTCATCGAGGACGACGATTTCCTCGGGAGCCGCAGCACTGCAAAACCGGCGGGTGGCCGAGACTTGGTTGATGTTGGCGAGAAGCCGTCAAATGGCCGCACAAAGGCGCCGGAGGCACCGGCAAAAGAGACTGAAGCCGAGGAAGAGACCGAGGATGAATCCGATTCGGATGACGGTGATGAAGCCGATTCCGACGACGATTCGGATGATGAAGATGACTCCAATTCCGACGACGATTCGGACGACGATTCCGACGACGATTCTGATGACGATTCTGATGACGATTCTGATGACGATTCGGACGATGAAGACGACTGA
- a CDS encoding rod shape-determining protein codes for MFSVDMGIDLGTCNTLVCVRGEGIVLNEPSVVAVRKGTNQVLQGGNAVGLIAKEMLGKTPGSITAIRPMKDGVIADFDITEAMLGYFIRKVHGGRSRFIRPRVVIAVPSGITAVEKRAVYGSAERAGARRVYLVEEPMAAGIGSGLPISEARASMIVDIGGGTTEVAIMSLADISVSTSLRTAGDDMDEAIQAHMKRTYNLQIGPQTAEWLKIEIGSASPLDQEVAVEVRGRDMISGLPRKTVVTSQEIREALREPISQILDSVTHTLEACEPELAADLVDSGIHLCGGGALLRGLDRVISDGTGLQCKVVDDPLSCVARGTAVYLENLAEWKDMLDSDHHNL; via the coding sequence ATGTTCAGCGTCGACATGGGGATCGACCTGGGCACCTGCAATACGCTTGTCTGCGTGCGCGGCGAAGGCATCGTTCTGAACGAGCCGAGTGTCGTCGCGGTGCGCAAGGGAACCAATCAAGTACTTCAGGGAGGGAACGCCGTCGGCTTGATTGCGAAAGAAATGCTCGGCAAGACCCCCGGCTCCATCACCGCGATTCGCCCCATGAAGGACGGCGTGATCGCGGACTTCGATATCACGGAAGCGATGCTCGGCTATTTCATCCGCAAGGTCCACGGCGGTCGCAGCCGCTTCATTCGCCCGCGCGTCGTCATTGCGGTACCGTCGGGCATCACCGCCGTCGAGAAGCGAGCCGTCTATGGCAGCGCGGAGCGCGCCGGCGCCCGTCGTGTCTATCTCGTCGAAGAGCCGATGGCGGCCGGCATCGGGTCGGGCCTGCCGATTTCTGAGGCACGCGCCAGCATGATCGTCGACATCGGCGGCGGGACGACTGAAGTCGCGATCATGTCGCTCGCGGATATTTCGGTCAGTACGTCGCTGCGAACGGCCGGAGACGACATGGACGAAGCCATTCAGGCGCACATGAAACGCACATACAACCTGCAAATCGGCCCTCAAACGGCTGAATGGTTGAAGATCGAGATCGGGTCGGCGTCTCCGCTCGATCAGGAAGTGGCTGTCGAAGTGCGTGGGCGCGACATGATTTCCGGCCTGCCGCGCAAGACCGTTGTCACCAGCCAGGAAATTCGCGAAGCGCTTCGCGAACCCATCAGCCAGATACTGGATTCCGTCACCCATACGCTTGAGGCATGCGAGCCGGAACTCGCCGCCGACCTGGTTGATTCCGGCATCCACCTCTGTGGCGGCGGCGCTCTTCTGCGAGGTCTCGACCGCGTCATCAGCGACGGCACCGGCCTGCAATGCAAGGTCGTGGACGACCCGCTCTCATGCGTCGCGCGCGGAACAGCCGTCTATCTCGAGAATCTTGCGGAATGGAAAGACATGCTCGATTCCGATCATCATAATCTCTGA
- a CDS encoding LON peptidase substrate-binding domain-containing protein, translated as MIKKVLPHWIPIFPLPNAVLLPRTILPLHIYEPRYREMTEDVLSGRRFMAIALLKPGYEAAYHTLDAKVCEIVGVGRVLRDERLPDGRFNLLLQGHYRTRIIEERKDRVYRQGRLEVIEPIAPQPEQECAVRRRLRELLNSSSLASWAKEANWNELFACSAYSLSDVVDVIASSLVKRPEDRQCFLEELCVERRARCICSALTVLSEQLAQAAATRRARPWPPTDSCN; from the coding sequence ATGATAAAGAAAGTGCTTCCACACTGGATTCCGATCTTCCCACTGCCCAACGCGGTCCTTTTGCCTCGGACAATTCTGCCGCTGCATATCTATGAACCGCGTTATCGAGAAATGACCGAGGACGTGCTGTCGGGGCGGCGGTTTATGGCCATCGCGCTGTTGAAGCCAGGTTACGAAGCCGCCTACCACACGCTGGATGCAAAAGTCTGCGAAATCGTCGGTGTCGGCCGTGTCCTTCGGGACGAGCGCCTGCCGGACGGCCGGTTTAATCTGCTGCTACAAGGACACTATCGGACCAGGATCATTGAAGAACGAAAAGATCGAGTCTATCGGCAAGGACGTCTTGAAGTGATTGAACCGATCGCACCGCAGCCAGAGCAGGAATGCGCCGTCCGGCGAAGGTTGCGAGAGCTTCTGAATTCCTCGTCGTTGGCATCCTGGGCAAAGGAAGCGAACTGGAACGAACTTTTTGCCTGTAGCGCCTACTCGCTTTCGGATGTGGTTGATGTGATTGCATCATCGCTGGTCAAGCGGCCGGAAGATCGCCAGTGTTTTCTGGAGGAATTGTGCGTTGAGCGACGCGCGCGATGCATCTGTTCGGCTTTGACGGTGCTTTCGGAGCAACTGGCTCAGGCCGCCGCTACGCGCCGCGCCAGGCCGTGGCCGCCGACCGATTCCTGTAATTGA
- a CDS encoding DUF962 domain-containing protein, which produces MTRNQESNLVTAPRSASASHTDGRATSSRKPAWLRNWLERHQNPVSFWLHMIGIPMTIAAIPLAIVQLTRDEWSLWWRPTALFAGGYLLQWIGHLVEGNDMGELILVKKLRGKPYVAVSPRYGPTAKPESD; this is translated from the coding sequence TTGACTCGCAATCAGGAATCAAATCTCGTCACGGCACCTCGGAGCGCATCCGCCTCACACACGGACGGCCGCGCAACATCCTCCCGAAAACCGGCGTGGCTTCGAAACTGGCTCGAGCGGCATCAGAATCCGGTGTCATTTTGGTTGCACATGATCGGCATTCCGATGACGATCGCGGCGATTCCCCTGGCCATTGTGCAGCTTACCCGTGATGAATGGTCGCTGTGGTGGCGGCCGACCGCGCTGTTTGCCGGCGGCTATCTGCTGCAGTGGATCGGGCACCTGGTCGAAGGCAACGACATGGGCGAGCTGATTCTGGTCAAGAAACTGCGAGGCAAGCCCTATGTGGCCGTCTCGCCGCGATACGGTCCAACGGCAAAACCCGAGAGCGACTGA
- a CDS encoding cytochrome c — MFHGLRAKSLIIPAIIVTSLLVVLLLPSCSQSSGEAHRKSNCGCNTATPAAQETPDPPARSDVAASDETHGLHVLDNDRLRTIMRRLSQMNFDEMEIEIEKTGALNRDIRDIASYATDLASDAAVVPIIFRNTEMNDEARRVLDEMSRRLHADAIALHDAAVEGSISLVKERLDQMIKTCNNCHATFRAPAVATAGRPRISARISELEVP, encoded by the coding sequence ATGTTCCACGGACTTCGAGCCAAATCGCTGATTATCCCTGCAATCATCGTCACGTCGTTGCTCGTCGTTCTCCTACTTCCGTCGTGCAGCCAGTCGAGCGGCGAGGCCCACAGGAAATCGAATTGCGGCTGCAACACAGCAACCCCCGCGGCCCAGGAGACGCCGGACCCTCCAGCGCGATCAGACGTCGCCGCGTCGGACGAAACTCATGGCCTTCATGTGCTCGATAACGATCGGCTGCGCACGATCATGCGCCGGTTGTCTCAGATGAACTTCGATGAAATGGAAATCGAAATAGAGAAGACCGGAGCACTGAATCGGGACATTCGCGATATCGCGTCGTATGCCACTGATCTGGCATCCGATGCGGCGGTGGTTCCAATCATCTTTCGGAACACGGAAATGAACGATGAGGCGCGACGGGTTCTCGACGAAATGTCGCGAAGACTGCACGCAGATGCGATCGCTTTGCATGACGCGGCGGTTGAAGGCAGCATCAGCCTCGTGAAAGAGCGGCTCGATCAGATGATCAAAACCTGCAACAACTGCCATGCCACGTTTCGAGCGCCGGCCGTTGCGACTGCCGGTCGTCCGAGGATTTCCGCGCGGATTTCTGAATTGGAGGTGCCGTGA